The Cellulomonas flavigena DSM 20109 DNA segment ACCTCGAGCTGCTCATCGGCCAGCTCGTCAACCTCGTCAAGGACGGCGAGCCCGTCCGGATGTCGAAGCGCGCGGGCACGATCATCACGATCGACGACCTCGTCGAGGCGGTCGGCGTCGACGCCGCGCGCTACGCGCTGTCGCGGTCGTCGTCGGACCAGCAGATCGACCTCGACCTCGACCTGCTCGCGAAGGCCACCAACGAGAACCCCGTCTTCTACGTGCAGTACGCCCACGCCCGTACCGCGGCGATGGCCCGCAACGCGGCGGAAGCCGGCGTGCGCCGCGAGGACGGCTTCGACGCCTCCCTGCTCGACCACGAGTCGGAGGCCAAGCTGCTCGGCCTGCTCGCGGACTTCCCGCGCGTGGTCGCCCAGGCGGCGGACCTGCGCGAGCCGCACCGCGTCGCGCGCTACGCCGAGGACGTCGCCGGCGCCTACCACAAGTGGTACGACCAGAAGCGCCGCGTGGTGCCGTGGGGCGACGAGGAGCTCACGGACGCCCACCGCACGCGCCTGTGGCTGAACGACGCGACGCGTCAGGTGCTCGCGAACGCCCTCGACCTGCTCGGGGTGAGCGCGCCGGAGCGGATGTGACCGCCGGACCGCTCGGCCTGCCCTGGTCCTCCGGCGCGGTGCGCGGCGCCGACGGTGCCGTGCGGGTCGCGGACGTCGACGTGCGCGACCTCGCCGCGGCGCACGGCACGCCCGCGTACGTCGTCGACGAGGCGGACCTGCGCTCGCGGGCACGGGCCTACCGCACGGCGTTCGAGACGGCGTGCGCGCAGGTCGGCACGGGTGTGGACGTCTACTATGCCGGCAAGGCCCTGCTGACGCGGGCCGTCGCGCGCTGGGTGCACGACGAGGGCCTGCGCGTCGACACCGCGAGCGGCGGCGAGCTCGCAGTCGCGCTCGCGGCCGGGGTGCCGGGGGCGGACATCGGCCTGCACGGCAACAACAAGTCCGACGACGAGCTGCGCGCCGCGCTCGACGCGGGTGTGGGCCGGATTATCGTCGACTCGCTCGTCGAGGTGGACCGGCTCGCGGCGCTGGTGCGCGCGCACCGCGGGCCGGACGGTGCCCCGGCACCGGTCATGGTGCGCGTGACGACCGGCGTGCACGCGGGCGGCCACGAGTTCATCTCCACCGCGCACGAGGACCAGAAGTTCGGCCTGTCGCTGGCCTCCGACGGTGGCGACAGCCCCGCGCTGACGGCGCTGCTGCGCGTCGTCGAGCGCCCCGAGCTGCACCTCCTCGGGATCCACTCGCACATCGGCTCGCAGATCCTCGACCCGTCGGGCTTCGCAGTCGCGGCACAGCGGGTGCTGGCGCTGCGCGCGACGCTGCACGCGCGCACCGGCGTGCTCGTCGACGAGGTCGACCTGGGAGGCGGCTACGGCATCGCCTACCTCCCCGGCGACGTCCCGCTCGACCCGGGCCGGATCGCCAAGGAGGTCGCGCAGGCCGTCGCCGACGCCGCGCGCGAGCTCGGGACGCCGCTGCCGCGGTTGTCGATCGAGCCGGGCCGGGCGATCGTGGGGCCGGCCGGCCTCACCCTCTACACCGTCGGGACCGTCAAGCCGGTGCGGCTGGACGACGGGCGCGTGCGCACGTACGTCTCGGTGGACGGCGGCATGAGCGACAACATCCGCCCCGCGCTGTACGGCGCGCACTACCACGCGGAGGTCGTGTCGCGGGTCTCGGACGCGGAGCCGGTGCTGGCGCGCGTCGTCGGCAAGCACTGCGAGAGCGGCGACATCGTCGTCCACGAGGTGCGGCTGCCGGGTGACGTGCGCGCGGGCGACCTGCTGGCCGTCGCCGCGACCGGCGCGTACGGCCGCTCGATGGCGTCGAACTACAACCTGCTGACCCGCCCGCCGGTGGTCGCGGTGACGGCGGGGGAGTCCCGCGTGCTCGTGCGCCGGGAGACCGTCGACGACCTCCTCGCGCTCGACGTCCGCGCCGACTGACGCAGCTGCGGACGGGCGACCCGTGCGCAGGAGAGTGGTCACCTCTCGCCGTCAGGGGACGAGACGTGGTCGCACGTGCGACCGCATCGCGCCGTCCCGGGTCGCACGTCCGGCGCCGGCGGGTCAGCGGACGTGCGCCGCCGCGAGGTCCGTGAACACCGCGCGGTTGAGGCGGAACGCGACGCGTGCCTCCTCGACGACCTCGTCGCGCTGCGCAGGCGTGAGGTCGAGCGCGTCGAGCCGCTCGCGGTAGACGTCCTTGAACGGCTTGAGCTTGTGGATCTGCGGGAAGTCGTAGAACGAGACGCCGTCGCCGGCGAGGCCGTGGTGCCGCTCGAGCATCCGCTGGAGGATCTGCCCGCCGGACAGGTCGCCGAGGTACCGGGTGTAGGCGTGCGCGGCGTACCGGGGCAGGTCGTCGCCGACCTGCCCGAGCCGTGCGACGTAGTCGGCGGTCGCGGGCAGCACGCGCACCCGGGCGCGCCAGTCCGCACCGACGAGGAACGCCAGGTCCTTCTCGATCGCCGGGACGCGCACCAGCTCGGGGAACACGAGGTCACCGTGCGTGCCGGCCGCGACGAGCCGGTCGCCGGCGGCCTCGAGCGCCGTGTAGATCGCGTGCTGCTGCGCCGCGAGGTCGACGTAGCCGGCGAGGGGCAGGGTGCCGTCCACGAGGTGCTCGACGAACGCGGACCGCTCGGCGTCCTCGTGCTCCTGGCGCGTGCCGGCCCGCAGCGCCGCCGACAGCGGGGGCGCGGGCTCGAGGAGCTGGTCGGGCGTGGTGACGGCCATGACAGGGCTCCCGGGGGGGCGGGGGACGTTGCTGACACTCTGTCAGCACGGACACGGTAGATCACGCGGACGAGGCCGGACAAGAACGCCCGTCCAGGTCCTCCCGGACCGCGACGGCGGACGCCACGACGCGCCGTCGCCGGTCCGCCCTATCCTGGGGCCGCGACCACCTGCACCGCGGCCGGTCGCGACCACCCACCCGGCGGCCCTCGGCGACCGCCCTGCTCGGAAGGCACCTGCGTGGCCCTCACCCCCGGCACCCACCCGCCCCTGCGCGTCGCCGTCCTCGGCTGCGGCGTCGTCGGCACGGAGGTCGTGCGTCGGCTGGTCACGGAGGGCGACGAGCTCGCCGCGCGCGTCGGTGCCCGGCTCGAGCTCGTCGGCGTCGCGGTCCGCTCGCTCGACACCGAGCGCGACCCGGTGGTCGACCGTGCGCTGCTGACGACGGACGCCGAGTCGCTGGTCGAGAAGGCCGACGTGGTCGTCGAGCTCATGGGCGGCATCGAGCCCGCGCGCACCCTGTTGCTGCGGGCCGTCGCGCACGGCGCGTCGGCCGTCACCGCCAACAAGGCGCTCCTCGCGCAGGAGGGGCCCGCGCTGTACGACGCGGTCGACGCGGCGGGCGTCGACCTGTACTTCGAGGCCGCGGTCGCGGGTGCCATCCCGATCGTGCGCCCCGTGCGCGAGTCCCTCGCGGGCGACACCGTGCAGCGTGTGCTCGGGATCGTCAACGGCACCACCAACTACGTCCTCGACCAGATGACGACGACGGGCCAGGGGCTGGCCGAGGCGGTCGCCGACGCGCAGGACCTCGGCTACGCCGAGGCCGACCCGACCGCCGACGTCGAGGGGTACGACGCCGCGGCCAAGGCCGCGATCCTCGCGTCCCTCGCGTTCCACACCCGCGTCGCGCTCGACGACGTCGACCGCACCGGCATCACCGGGCTCACGGCCGACGACGTGACCTGGGCGGGCCGCACCGGCCACGTCCTCAAGCTGCTCGCGGTCGCCGAGCGCGCCACCGACGCCGCCGGGCGCGAGGGCGTGCTCGTGCGCGTGCAGCCCACGCTCGTGCCGTCCGGCCATCCGCTCGCCGGCGTGCGCCAGGCGTTCAACGCGGTGTTCGTCGAGGCCGAGGCAGCCGGCGAGCTCATGTTCTACGGCCGCGGCGCGGGCGGCTCGCCCACGGCGTCCGCCGTGCTCGGCGACCTGGTGTCCGTCGCGCGGCACCGCGTGCTGGGCGGCAAGGGCCCGGTCGAGTCGTCGCACGCCGACCTGCCCGTGCTCGACGGCGGCGAGGCCCGCTCGCGTTACCAGGTGCGCCTCGAGGTGGACGACCGCGCCGGCGTGCTCGCGCGCGTCGCCGCCGAGCTCGCCGCGCAGGACGTGTCCATCGAGTCCGTGCGGCAGACGCTCCAGGGGACGGGCGACGACGCGTCCGCGACGCTCGTCATCACCACGCACACCGCTGCCGAGCGCGCGCTGCGGGCGACGGTCGACGCGGTCGCGGCCCTCGACGTCGTGCGTCACGTCGTGTCCGTGCTGCCGGTGCTCTGAGACCCACCCCCACCACCCGAGGAACCGAACCCCATGGCCCACCAGTGGCGCGGCGTCATCGCCGAGTACGCCGACCGTCTGCCCGCCTACGTCCAGGAGCGCATCGTCACGCTGGGGGAGGGCGGCACGCCGCTCGTCCACGCCCCCGTCCTGTCGCAGCGCACGGGCGCCGAGGTCCACGTCAAGGTCGAGGGCATGAACCCGACCGCGTCGTTCAAGGACCGCGGCATGACGACGGCGATCTCCGCCGCCGCGGCGCGCGGCGCGAAGGCCGTGGTGTGCGCGTCGACGGGCAACACGTCGGCCTCGGCCGCGGCCTATGCGACGCGTGCCGGCATGGTCTGCGCGGTCCTCGTGCCGGACGGCAAGATCGCCATGGGCAAGCTCAGCCAGGCCATCGCGCACGGCGCGCACCTGCTGCAGGTCGACGGCAACTTCGACGACTGCCTGATCGCCGCGCGCAAGCTCGCCGAGGCGTACCCGGTCGAGCTCGTCAACTCGGTGAACCCGGCCCGCATCGAGGGGCAGAAGACGGCGGCGTTCGAGATCGTCGACGCACTCGGCGACGCCCCCGACATCCACTGCCTGCCCGTCGGCAACGCCGGCAACATCACCGCGTACTGGAAGGGCTACCGCGAGTACGCGGGCCTGGACGACGGCGCCGGCCTGCCGGCGGTCGCGACGCGCACGCCCGTGATGTGGGGCTTCCAGGCGGCCGGCGCCGCGCCGATCGTCCTCGGCCACCCGGTCGACGC contains these protein-coding regions:
- the lysA gene encoding diaminopimelate decarboxylase — translated: MTAGPLGLPWSSGAVRGADGAVRVADVDVRDLAAAHGTPAYVVDEADLRSRARAYRTAFETACAQVGTGVDVYYAGKALLTRAVARWVHDEGLRVDTASGGELAVALAAGVPGADIGLHGNNKSDDELRAALDAGVGRIIVDSLVEVDRLAALVRAHRGPDGAPAPVMVRVTTGVHAGGHEFISTAHEDQKFGLSLASDGGDSPALTALLRVVERPELHLLGIHSHIGSQILDPSGFAVAAQRVLALRATLHARTGVLVDEVDLGGGYGIAYLPGDVPLDPGRIAKEVAQAVADAARELGTPLPRLSIEPGRAIVGPAGLTLYTVGTVKPVRLDDGRVRTYVSVDGGMSDNIRPALYGAHYHAEVVSRVSDAEPVLARVVGKHCESGDIVVHEVRLPGDVRAGDLLAVAATGAYGRSMASNYNLLTRPPVVAVTAGESRVLVRRETVDDLLALDVRAD
- a CDS encoding heme oxygenase (biliverdin-producing), which gives rise to MAVTTPDQLLEPAPPLSAALRAGTRQEHEDAERSAFVEHLVDGTLPLAGYVDLAAQQHAIYTALEAAGDRLVAAGTHGDLVFPELVRVPAIEKDLAFLVGADWRARVRVLPATADYVARLGQVGDDLPRYAAHAYTRYLGDLSGGQILQRMLERHHGLAGDGVSFYDFPQIHKLKPFKDVYRERLDALDLTPAQRDEVVEEARVAFRLNRAVFTDLAAAHVR
- a CDS encoding homoserine dehydrogenase, encoding MALTPGTHPPLRVAVLGCGVVGTEVVRRLVTEGDELAARVGARLELVGVAVRSLDTERDPVVDRALLTTDAESLVEKADVVVELMGGIEPARTLLLRAVAHGASAVTANKALLAQEGPALYDAVDAAGVDLYFEAAVAGAIPIVRPVRESLAGDTVQRVLGIVNGTTNYVLDQMTTTGQGLAEAVADAQDLGYAEADPTADVEGYDAAAKAAILASLAFHTRVALDDVDRTGITGLTADDVTWAGRTGHVLKLLAVAERATDAAGREGVLVRVQPTLVPSGHPLAGVRQAFNAVFVEAEAAGELMFYGRGAGGSPTASAVLGDLVSVARHRVLGGKGPVESSHADLPVLDGGEARSRYQVRLEVDDRAGVLARVAAELAAQDVSIESVRQTLQGTGDDASATLVITTHTAAERALRATVDAVAALDVVRHVVSVLPVL
- the thrC gene encoding threonine synthase, whose product is MAHQWRGVIAEYADRLPAYVQERIVTLGEGGTPLVHAPVLSQRTGAEVHVKVEGMNPTASFKDRGMTTAISAAAARGAKAVVCASTGNTSASAAAYATRAGMVCAVLVPDGKIAMGKLSQAIAHGAHLLQVDGNFDDCLIAARKLAEAYPVELVNSVNPARIEGQKTAAFEIVDALGDAPDIHCLPVGNAGNITAYWKGYREYAGLDDGAGLPAVATRTPVMWGFQAAGAAPIVLGHPVDAPETIATAIRIGNPASWQQAEEARDVSGGVIESVTDEQILAAHRVLSAEVGVFVEPASAAGVAGLLACAERGLVPAGTRVVVTVTGHGLKDPQWALRTADGGEVRPQRVTTDVVTIADALGLG